The sequence below is a genomic window from Mycobacterium heidelbergense.
GACCGCAAATACGACCCGATCGTCTGGCTGGGCAACAAGCTGTTCCGGCGTTAGTCTCCCGCGAGGCTGTAACTACCGACGCCGCGTCTCGCGAAATGCGTCAGTAGTTACAGTCTCGCGGTCAAAGCAGACTGCGGAACGTGCTGCGGTGGAACACAATCGGCGCCACCTCGGCGTCCACCGTCACCTCGCTGACCCGCAGAACCACGATGGTGTGATCGCCGGCCGGGATCAGTTGCTCGATCGCGCTCTCCAGCCACAGGCCGGTGCCCTTGATGAAGACCGCGCCGCTGGTGCGCGACACCGTCTGCAGGCCGGCGAACCGGTCGCCGGTCTTGGCGGCCAACGCGCGCGCGGCCTCGTCGTGGGCCTCGCCGAGCACGCTGATGCCCAGCCTCGGCAAGCCCTTGAGCTTGGGCCATGTCGTCGAGGTGTTCTGCACGCAGAACGACACCAGCGGCGGGTCGAGCGAGACGGGCACAAAGGTGCTGGCGGCCAAGCCTTGCCGGACGCCTTCGACTTCGGCGGCGATGGCCACCACGCCGGACGGAAAGTGTCCGAAGGCCTCACGAAGGGTGGACGGTGTCAGCTTGTTCGTCGAGTTCACCGGACCTCAGTCGCCCCTTTCTGCCCATACGACCCTACTCGACGAGTACCCGTGCGCGGCGGCCACATCCGGGTGGGCCCGCAGCCGCGCCGCACGCGCCCGCAGGTCCACCACGGGCAGGGCAGTGACGGGCCTCACGTCGCTCATGGGCACATCGTCCTCGCAGGTCAGCCGCGCAAAACGAGCCTTCCCAACCGGTTGGTTAGTTAGATGTTGAAATTTAGCTCACACTCGCTTGCGTTGGACTGGACAACGGTTATATTTTAGTCGTGTTACTGGTGGGTAACTTAGAACTGAGTACCCAACCACAAAGTGGCATTCTCAACGAGGAGGAACACGTAGTGAGCCACTACAAGAGCAACGTCCGCGACCAGGTATTCAACCTGTTCGAGGTGTTGGGCGTTGACAAGGCGTTAGGTCAGGGCGAGTACAGCGACCTCGACATCGACACTGTCCAAGAAATGCTGACAGAGATGAGCCGGCTCGCCGAGGGACCGGTCGCGGAGTCGTTCGTCGAGGGCGACCGCAACCCGCCGGTGTTCGACCCGCAGACCCACTCGGTGACGCTGCCGGAGGCCTTCAAGAAGTCCGTTCGAGCGGTCCAGGAGGCCGGCTGGGACAAGGCCGGCATCGACGAGGCGCTCGGCGGCATGCCGATGCCCAAGGCGCTGGTGTGGGCGCTGCACGAGCACATCCTCGGCGCCAACCCCGCCGTCTGGATGTACGGCGGCGGCGCGGGCTTCGCAAACGTCGTCTACCACCTCGGCACCGAGGAACAGAAGAAGTGGGCCATGATCGCCGCCGAGCGCGGCTGGGGCGCGACCATGGTGCTCACCGAGCCGGACGCCGGCTCCGACGTCGGCGCCGGGCGGACCAAGGCGGTCCAACAGGAGGACGGCTCCTGGCACATCGACGGCGTGAAGCGGTTCATCACCTCCGCCGATTCGGACGATTTGTTCGAGAACATCGTCCATTTGGTGCTGGCCCGCCCGGAGGGTGCCGGTCCCGGTACCAAGGGCCTGTCGCTGTTCATCGTGCCCAAGTTCCTGTTCGACTTCGAGACGGGCGATCTCGGCGAGCGCAACGGTGTGTTCGTGACCAACGTCGAGCACAAGATGGGCCTGAAGGTCTCGGCGACGTGCGAGCTGTCGTTCGGCCAGCACGGCGTGCCCGCCAAGGGCTGGCTGGTCGGCGAGGTGCACAACGGCATCGCGCAGATGTTCGACGTCATCGAGATGGCCCGGATGATGGTCGGCACCAAGGCGATCGCCACGCTGTCGACCGGTTACCTGAACGCCCTCGAATACGCCAAGTCCCGGGTGCAGGGCGCCGACCTGACCCAGATGACCGACAAGACCGCGCCGCGGGTGACCATCACGCATCACCCGGACGTGCGCCGCTCGCTGATGACGCAGAAGGCCTACGCCGAGGGCCTGCGGGCGCTGTACCTCTACACCGCGACCTTCCAGGACGCGGCGGTCGCCGAGGCGCTGCACGGCGTGGACGCCGGCCTGGCCGTCACGATCAACGACCTGATGCTGCCGGTGGTCAAGGGCGTGGGCTCCGAGCAGGCGTACGCGAAGCTGACCGAGAGCCTGCAGACGTTCGGCGGGTCCGGCTTCCTGCAGGACTACCCGATCGAGCAGTACATCCGGGACTCCAAGATCGACTCGCTCTACGAGGGCACCACCGCCATCCAGGCGCAGGACTTCTTCTTCCGCAAGATCGTCCGCGACAAGGGTGTGGCGCTGGCCCACGTCTCCGGGGAGATCCAGGCGTTCATCAACAGCGAGTCCGGCAACGGCCGGCTGAAGACCGAGCGCGAGCTGCTGGCCAAGGCGCTGGCCGACGTGCAGGCGATGGCGGCGACGCTGACCGGCTACCTGATGGCCGCGCAGGACGATGTGACCAGCCTGTACAAGGTCGGCCTGGGCTCGGTGCGCTTCCTGATGAGCGTCGGCGACCTGGTCATCGGCTGGTTGCTGCAGCGTCAGGCGGCGGTGGCGGTGCAGGCGCTCGACGCCGGCGCCGGCGGGGCGGAGCGGTCCTTCTACGAGGGCAAGATCGCGGTGGCCTCGTTCTTCGCGAAGAACTTCCTGCCGCTGCTGACCAGCACCCGCGAGGTGATCGAGACGCTGGACAACGACATCATGGAGCTCGACGAGGCCGCCTTCTAGTCGCCTTCTGAGGGCCGACGGCCGACGACGATGTGGCCGCGGGGCAGCTGAGGGGTTGTCCCGCGTGCGGCAGGAGTCGCCTGATCGGGCCACAGGGCGAACGCAAGGTTCCCCGCTTCCACGCCGAAGCGGGGTCTTGTGTGTTCGGGTGGCGGGAGATGCCAAAAAGACCGCCGCTGGATCCCCTCACTCCAGCGGCGGCCCTTTTCGCACGCCCGGTGCGATTTTCCGCCGACCGGGCGACCGACCAAGGGATGCCCCGTATTGCCGTCGGGGTCGGGGGGTCAGACCACAACACGGGGCCATCCGGACGTTGGGGTACCCGGCCGGCCAAGTCTGTAATCGGCTGTGACCAAATTCATCCGGGCGGCCGGCGGGGCTCACGCCGCGAGCCGAGCCCGGCCGGTCAGGCCTCCAGGATCGCGGCCACGCCCTGGCCGCCGGCGGCGCAGATCGATATCAGCGCCCGGCCCGTCCCGCCGCCTTTGTGCTCGCCTTTGCGCTCGAAGAGCTGCTTGGCCGCCTGGGCGAGGATGCGCCCGCCGGTGGCCGCGAAGGGGTGGCCGGCGGCCAGCGACGAACCGTTGACGTTGAGCTTGGACCGATCGATCGGGCCGAGCGCGGCGTCGAGGCCCAGCCGCTCCTTGCAGTACTCCTCGGATTCCCACGCCTGCAGGTGCGCCAGCACCACCGACGCGAACGCCTCGTGGATCTCGTAGAAATCAAAATCCTGCAGGCTCAGCCCGTTTCGGGCCAGCAGCCGGGGCACCGC
It includes:
- a CDS encoding flavin reductase family protein, producing MNSTNKLTPSTLREAFGHFPSGVVAIAAEVEGVRQGLAASTFVPVSLDPPLVSFCVQNTSTTWPKLKGLPRLGISVLGEAHDEAARALAAKTGDRFAGLQTVSRTSGAVFIKGTGLWLESAIEQLIPAGDHTIVVLRVSEVTVDAEVAPIVFHRSTFRSLL
- a CDS encoding acyl-CoA dehydrogenase; amino-acid sequence: MSHYKSNVRDQVFNLFEVLGVDKALGQGEYSDLDIDTVQEMLTEMSRLAEGPVAESFVEGDRNPPVFDPQTHSVTLPEAFKKSVRAVQEAGWDKAGIDEALGGMPMPKALVWALHEHILGANPAVWMYGGGAGFANVVYHLGTEEQKKWAMIAAERGWGATMVLTEPDAGSDVGAGRTKAVQQEDGSWHIDGVKRFITSADSDDLFENIVHLVLARPEGAGPGTKGLSLFIVPKFLFDFETGDLGERNGVFVTNVEHKMGLKVSATCELSFGQHGVPAKGWLVGEVHNGIAQMFDVIEMARMMVGTKAIATLSTGYLNALEYAKSRVQGADLTQMTDKTAPRVTITHHPDVRRSLMTQKAYAEGLRALYLYTATFQDAAVAEALHGVDAGLAVTINDLMLPVVKGVGSEQAYAKLTESLQTFGGSGFLQDYPIEQYIRDSKIDSLYEGTTAIQAQDFFFRKIVRDKGVALAHVSGEIQAFINSESGNGRLKTERELLAKALADVQAMAATLTGYLMAAQDDVTSLYKVGLGSVRFLMSVGDLVIGWLLQRQAAVAVQALDAGAGGAERSFYEGKIAVASFFAKNFLPLLTSTREVIETLDNDIMELDEAAF